The Candidatus Latescibacterota bacterium genomic interval CCTGACATCCATCGCGTTCGCACAGGAAAGGGTCATCATCAGATCAGGTGGTGACAAAGAGAAAAAAGCCAGGGTCGTAGATGTCAAAGGCGCCTATATCGGTATCTACATGGACGACCTCAACAGGGACAGGAAAGAGGAATTCGACTATCCGAAATCCAGGGGCGTCTGGATCATGGATGTCATAGACGATAGCCCGGCAGACAAGGCGGGGCTGGAAGATAACGATATCATCTACATGTTTGCCGGAGAGAGGGTAAGCGGCGCCGCTGAACTGAGAAAGATCATAAAGGACAAAGATCCTGGTGATACGGTGGATGTGGTGTATTACCGTGATGGTGAGAAACGGGAGATCCGGCTTGAACTGGGAGAACATTCAAAACAATACTATACGATAAATATCACAGATGACGATGAATGGTCCGGGGATGACTTTGGTGACCGGTCAATCAATCTTGGCCGGATTGGCAAGCTCGAGGCGCTGGAAATGGCGTTTATGGGTGGAGACAGGCCGCTTCTCGGAGTGAAGGTCCATGAGATGAGCGCGGACCTTGCTGAATACTTCGATGTCGATGAGGGTGAAGGAGTGCTGATTCTTGATGTCATTGAAGATTCTGCGGCAGAAGAAGCCGGGATGAAGGCAGGAGATGTGATCCTCGCTGTCGGTGACGAAGAGATCGATGATCCCCAGGCCCTGATCGAATCGCTTGGCGATTGTGATGAGGATGAAGAGACTGTCGATATCACCGTGATAAGAAAAGGGAAAAAGAAGACTTTCACACTGGATATCGATGATCTTTCGAAAGACGAACATTCTATGATCTGGGTATCTCCTTCCGGTGAAGAGCAGAATTTTAAACATTTCAAGATGAATATTCCCAAGATCAACAAGCGTTCATTGGAATTCTTCGAGGATGGGAACAAGCTCGGTGATCTGAGGCTCGACAAACTCAAAAAAGAGATCGAGACCCTGGAGAAGAGATTGAAGAAACTGGAAAAAGAGTTGGATTGACGTATTAGCGTTCAGGAGCCCTCAGACGCCACCCTGCGGGGTTCCGATAATCTGGATCCAATTAGGAAAACGCCTGGCCTGATGAAAGGTCGGGCGTTTTTTTTGCCGTCGAGGGAGGGATGTTGACGATTTTTTCGATCTGGACTTCGAAAACGGGCAGATGAGAGTTAAATCCTTTGACAGTATGGAAAAAGTAGTCTATTTTTAGGTTTGTTCCAATTCTGCCGGAGGTTTGTCTTTCGGCCATGGTCTATTATTATCCGGGACAAGGAGTGTTATCATGGATGAGAATATCCAGAATACTGACGCCGCTGCTATCGAAGAAGAAATAAAAGGCGGGTTTTTCGCTTCGCTAATCGACATCTTCCTGGATCCATCGAAAGTGTTTAAGAGGATAGGTACCGGGCTGCAATGGTGGAAAGCGTTCATAGTCCTCGCGGTGGCCAATGCCGCTATCACATGGTATTCCCTTCCGGTTCAGAGGCATCTGACAAGTCTCAATGTCAGGGGGCTTTCCGAGGAACAGCTCGATGCGACACTCCATCAGATGGAAAGTTTTGGATGGCTCGGTGTGGTCGGCGCGCCGGTGGGCCTGCTCGTCGTATTTGTGATAATTGCAGGTCTTGTGAACCTGATCGTGAACCTTACCAGCGCGAAATCAAATTTCAAGAAGACTCTCAGCCTTGTGTGCTTCACGGGAATCATCGGTGTCCTTGAGCAGATAATCAGCACTATTATAATCCACGCCAGAGGTATCGATACGATTGAAGCTGTATCAGACTCTGTCGTCAGGCTTGGCCCCGCAGCCATTCTTCCTGAAGCTACGGGCCTGCTGGCTGCTACGCTGCAGGGACTATCGGTATTCCAGATATGGTACTATGTAGTATTCACGCTGGGGATCGCTGCGATCTTCAGGATCGATATAAAGAAAGCGCTGATTCCCGCAATCGTGATGTTTGTGATCAGTGTGCTTCTTATTATGGTCAGCCAGAGTGTCACTGGCATGAGCTGATGCATCGCCGGATCATCGGCGTAAGGACTTTTTTGTTGGAGGAGCCGGAGATAAGAGACGGCAGGAATTGAAAGAAAGATTTATTTGATGAGTTGACAGGAGGTCGAGTTGAAGA includes:
- a CDS encoding PDZ domain-containing protein, translated to MRKVVLFSLAVLVVMSILLTSIAFAQERVIIRSGGDKEKKARVVDVKGAYIGIYMDDLNRDRKEEFDYPKSRGVWIMDVIDDSPADKAGLEDNDIIYMFAGERVSGAAELRKIIKDKDPGDTVDVVYYRDGEKREIRLELGEHSKQYYTINITDDDEWSGDDFGDRSINLGRIGKLEALEMAFMGGDRPLLGVKVHEMSADLAEYFDVDEGEGVLILDVIEDSAAEEAGMKAGDVILAVGDEEIDDPQALIESLGDCDEDEETVDITVIRKGKKKTFTLDIDDLSKDEHSMIWVSPSGEEQNFKHFKMNIPKINKRSLEFFEDGNKLGDLRLDKLKKEIETLEKRLKKLEKELD
- a CDS encoding YIP1 family protein codes for the protein MDENIQNTDAAAIEEEIKGGFFASLIDIFLDPSKVFKRIGTGLQWWKAFIVLAVANAAITWYSLPVQRHLTSLNVRGLSEEQLDATLHQMESFGWLGVVGAPVGLLVVFVIIAGLVNLIVNLTSAKSNFKKTLSLVCFTGIIGVLEQIISTIIIHARGIDTIEAVSDSVVRLGPAAILPEATGLLAATLQGLSVFQIWYYVVFTLGIAAIFRIDIKKALIPAIVMFVISVLLIMVSQSVTGMS